A stretch of DNA from Sebastes fasciatus isolate fSebFas1 chromosome 16, fSebFas1.pri, whole genome shotgun sequence:
CGGGCACGGCGGCCGATGAACGCCTTCCTCCTTTTCTGCAAACGCCACCGTTCCCTGGTGCGGCAGGAACACCCTCGCTTGGATAACCGCGGGGCCACCAAGATCCTGGCTGACTGGTGGGCTGTGCTGGAgcccaaagagaagcagaaataCACTGACATGGCCAAGGAGGTGACTATACTACTATACGAGTTTTAAGGCGCTGGTGCAACTTTGCTGGCGACAAGCTCCATCACTTTCAGCTGAAGAGCTAGAtggacatttaaagacatttttgtttgtttacttgcCGTTTCCAACAGGTCAATTTGATTTGACTGACGCACTGTGTCCATAGCATGAACACTACTTTTTGCTAACAATCTCACAATGCAATCCAACACCACACCTGCCACTTATGAGGCAAAGCGATGATGACTCCTACACATCTGAACTGTCCCCTTGATAGACACTATTAGATGTCTGTGATATGGGCAGTAGTGATTTTAGATTTATGTTGCCAGGCCGCTttcaatcaaatctgatcaaaccaaACTCACACTGTCCTGATGAAGCAGGTTAAACTGAATTTCTGACTGACTGAGGGTCCTGTGAGGTTTTGCTTGTAACCAAATCACTTCTGTTCTTTCAGTACAAGGATGCCTTTATGAAGGCAAACCCGGGCTACAAGTGGTGTCCCACCACCAGCAAACCAGTGAAGAGCCCTTCCTGTCAGACGGTCAGCAACCCCCGCAAAAAAGTTTGGTCCTTCTCTTCCAACTTACCCAAGGACTCCACCACTGCCAAAAAAGTGCCCAAAACTGACAGCATGCCTCAGTTGAACTTCGCCATGGCAGGTGTGTGTATAAAACATTGTTTGTTCGGTGATAACGTGACTAAATGTTGGATTGTTTTAGTAACTGCTGTCATTTGTTTGTCAGATCCTACAAAGATGGGAGGCCTTAGCATGCTGCTGTTAGCTGGGGAACATGCCCTCACAAACAGAGAGGTAGGTCGCTGTCGGGCATCCTTTCTCCAATCCGACTCATCACCGATGCTAGTTTCATCTGCAGcacagtgttttttacatcatgCTTTTGAATTTAAAGTTATCTAACCCCAGTATTGTGTACCTCTCCAGATCCCTTCCAGTACTAAACCTAGTTTACCGGACGCAGCCAGCGAAGGGAACTCCTTTCCAGGGGATGAGGAAGAGGTGTGTTCTTCTCtctatactctactctactagACTAGTTGAGTTTGTGTTGTCTCTCTAAAGCAAGTCACTGATGTGGTCTGACTAGACAGTGATATGTGCAAagtttaaaaatattttgtaagaCCTACAGTACGTACATCACAGCATAATACCTCTTCCTGCAGTAGCTGATAGCTGAAGCTCCCCAGCTGTGAagaattagctccacctttaccagctgcaacattaaaatgcttacAAGTATCAATAATTAACAATATAATTATATCATTTctgttattctgaaatgggccatccTGCATAATGAATGCTTTCACTTCAGGTCATTTCAAATCTGAGGATTGACTTGTTTTCGCTCACCTGTTTCAATCTACAGATGTTGTCTGGGACAATACCGAACCGAGTGCCTGACGTTACTGAAAGCCGGGTTAAGTGTTCCCCTTCCCCCCTGGCAGAGgtatgactgaatgaatgatgtACCAACTACACTTTACTTTGGTTTCATGACAGTATTGTTAATGTGCATAGACACATTTTAAACAGTTGCTGACATACAAACAAAGTCGCCCTTTTGCAAAACGAGTTCCTCCAGTCACTGCAAACACAAGATGGATTTTTAATTGGTCATATTACTTCTTGGTTGAACCAAAATCTTCACTGTCTAATCAATACATGGCAAGAAAATTATGTGCATAGCCGTCTCAGCACCACCTTCAGGCCAAAATGTCAGTATTGCACACACAAGGTATCACATACGTAATCTAACAGGCAGTCTGATGCCGTGACGTGCTGAGCAAATACAATACGTGTGCTTTCAAAAGATGAGTTAAAAGATGTTCAGCTTTCAGGAAAACGGCGGATGTGATCGgtcacaacaaacaaaacacacggGTCCTGTTCCACTTTGTGAGATCAGTGGGTTATCCAGCTATCTTTGGCCTTAACTTAAGGTTTTGCGGTATCACCAAAGCTGGGTAACTTTTACCTGGgatagatcaccatggtaaccagTGCTCCACGGCTAACTTCAGAGGATCAgggccccgttcagacctgccATTAAGTGATCTGAAGTGGTCAGCTCGacgtacgtctgttcacacctgtcaTTAGAacgcgtctccacatgcgtcttgagtgaccacttgtgacgtaatattacatgaatgtcagtagtaatatcctacatatttgtgaatttgggtacaattttattaacatcaaaataaaaggttattgtaccggcggtccccggggacctccgcgccgccggcaccgctgcctttgccaggaAACAGTGGGGATAGaacttcagagagccggggatgagagcgaTCGAGCGGGTGGGCGGGCGGGTGTCAAAGCACCGGAATAAAAacagacacatctccgacaatatgataataattCACTAGTTTGATACTCTGTAGATATGTAGTCTATagttaagatatattttaattaaatacagttgtaccgacagaataaAGTAGAGCACAAAGGCCGTTTCCGTGCTGCGAGGCGGACAAGCATTCGCGTCTGCCggtctattcacatgaggagcgcagagacccCGCGGAACTACTGACCAGTCAGCTCACTGGAAAAATGAAGTCATCATTTGTACAGGATCCCGACGGGGACAAACGTGTTTACAATGAAGTGATAAGAAAACAGAGCAACAGATATTGTTTATGGATCGGTTAAATGCTTTGCAGTGTCCTCTCTGAGCTTCTAACAAACCACACTAAAGAAGGACATAATGACAGTTATATTTAAGTTTCTTTCATCCTGACCGTGTCGATGCTTTTAGACTCTTATTCCATCACTGCAGCTCagaatgatgataatgatttccttctcttctctcctctcctctctgctttaGCAGCACAAACAGtcttacatttcttttaacttaATGTGCATTGCAAACGTAGTCATAATTCCCACACACATGTATAGCCTTATAGCCTTACTTTTAACAATTTGGACTTTATTTCTAGTGTTTTTACATCTTCACCTTTTACATTTCACCTCGTTGAATATCACTCTTTGCTGCCGCTATAACCAAATTTTCCATTGTGTGTCTCCAGTTCATCTAATATCGTACTAGAGTccgttgataaccagcttcgtgATGCCGTTATCCAGGATCACCATTGTTAGGCTGGGTGAAGCCAGTGTAACCCAGTACAGATTGAATCCTTCCTACTATAACAGTAAACACAGTGACATCTGTTGTAGAAATTAAATATTGCTGAATAAAGTGTGATCTCATTAAAAAGCACAACAGGTGACACCAACATGTTACTGTATGTTCACAGTCCTCTTTCTCTGCGGCACCTGAAGGAAAACCGTGCAGACAGTCCGCTCTCTTCCAGCTGGCTGAGGTGAGGCATTTGACAGTTTGACAGTGACACATTGCAGCTTTATTTGATAACAGGTTTTAATGTTAATAtgtagggttggtaatgttgacaaactagcaagagtacactagatctttttaaaatgattcaactgaaaaacccagcccagtgttgccaactcttttccaatgaaagtagctaaaAGCTCCAAAAGTCAGACTCTGCGCTGTCTGGCTCCCGTTGCTCCTAGTAATGTTGGAGCTCCGTACCACAAGAGCTAGTGGTGTTACGGTGAGGACGGCCTCCGAGCGAGGCCAACGgcgttaccgcggttttgcactcggcggctcgcgttaccgcagtcttggaaagggaggagtgaactaGATGCCATCAAATCCtccacactgtacctttttaactttaacattttactttactttcatACATTTTGTCCTTTTATTGTCCATATACTCAACATTAACTGTGTAAAGAGCACAAACATGAACAGTTTACTGCTGTTTATTTAACAATGcacagtgacagacagacatattACTTACCACTGTGTCTTTCAATCATTGGCATAAATCTGATTCTATGTCATGTGACACATTGTCATTAATGCTATCAGTAGATCTACATATAAGTGTATATAAATATCTgcttagaaaatataaagaTTTGCAAGGTTGTTGTCACCAAGAGGAGGAATAAAGCATTCAGTCATGGCaagattatcattattattagaaaATGTTACACAATGCAATTAGTAGACATTTCTGATCCATTTAGAAAGTACATTATTATTAGGAGCATAGATTGTTGTCGTTTTATAATCATTTGTTTGACATTGagtttttgtgttgtgttcGGTAAGATGTGCTTAGCGTCTGAAGCAGGAAAGATGGACACGGTGGTCTCCGAGCAGCCCGAGGACAGCTCGTCTACAGCCTCTCTCCAGCAAGCTGCAGTCGATCCAGAGATCAAGGAGGAGAAAGCAGACGCTGACGActgtcctccctcctctcacacGACGGCCCTCTTACCTttgctctcctcctccgtctcttcTACCTCCACTGATGCCATTCCCCCACAACTCAGCAGCCAAAATGCACGTGTCAAACCCAAGAGCAAGAAAAAAGAGGTGGCCAAGTTAAACGATAACGAGGAGATCTCGTGCCCGGCAAAGAAGATCGTCAAGAAGTGTAACCATGCGGACTCAAACGTGGACAGTGTCTTCAGTACAATTGAGGCAGTGGCCAAAGGGGCCTGGAAGGACACCGAGGAGAAGCCCAAAAGGAAGATCCAGAGCAGTACTAGTGGCGGAAACCTCGGCGTGCCCAAAAAGAAGAGCAAGCCCAAAGTCAAGACCTTGGTTAAAGAAAAAGATGAGATGGAGGACGACAGCGGGCAGTGTGAGCAGAACAGTTCTTCTGAGGTGGAAATGAAGGAAGAGATGACTGACGTCAGTCCCAGggcagaagcagaagaagcaaaTCTAGAAAGCACAGACCTTCAGGGCGGCGTGGCAGAAGCTCATCACTCCCCCGGCAGCCCCTCACCTGCTAAGCTCAGAGAGGAAGACAAGGGGAAGGAGAGGTCGAGCGACGGGACCTGTGACTCCAACGCGGAGTGCCTCGGCTCCAGGAAATCCGAGCGGAGCTGTAAAGGCGCCTTGTACAAAACCCTCGTTTCTGAGGGAATGCTGACTTCACTGAGAGCCAATATCGACCGAGGTATCCATTTTGATTCAAGAGGGCAAACTGATTAATGATTGTAGGAGGAAGCACCATCTCGTCTGaatcaatgtgtgtgtatgttgtgtcTGCAGGTAAAAGAGGTTTCCGTACTTCTGATCACGATGCAAACTGGAGTGATGACAGCTGGACAGCGACTCAGATAGGACCTAATAACCCCAAGAAGCTGAAGAAGTCCAAGTCCAAAGATGAATGTTCACAGGGGTGAGTCACGTCAGCATTTTCCGGAGGAGTGATAGAACGGGTCATTTTTAGCATTCTTCCCTTGTATAAAACATAATATGGAAAATCTGACAACATATATTGTTTGTACATcctcttaaagcttcagtacgCAGTATATTTTGGGCATCATTaggaaaaaattccataataacctttcagcatattgtaatccaagtgttctgagacttctgcacctcctcatggctctgttttcaggctttaaataaatctatcctgtgacgggagactttgaccaatcacaggtcatttcagagagagagagcgttcctattggctgtgctcttgcctccacatggctgccaggtcacaaactttctcattttacagctaaacagtacactacaagatgtttctgagatcatttgaggagagaaataggcattacagtaacagaatattgattcatatttgctcagcgctgtctagtttgaccatttggtcggagttcacgagtgattgacggcctgtgattggtttaaagtcTCCCGAAAACATGTACAATTGAAATGGAAACTATGCCACACTGTGGAGTCGGTGTCTCACTTGAGTTTGGAGAGGAGGAAGGTAGTTTGATGCTCTCACTGTTTAAGAATCTCTGGAAGGGAAATGTATTACATGCTTGCTTTGATTGCTTTCGTGTTCGGTCAGGCTATTGATTATTTGCTCAGTCATGTAAACTGTGAACTTGCCTCGCCAGCCTCGGGAAACTGGAGGAGGAGTTTGAGAGGAAGTTTAACAGCCTGCCACAGTACAGCCCGATGACATTCGATAAGAAGGGGACTGCTGtcgcaaagaagaagaagcccgACAGCCCCGTCGTCCAAGAGGAAGTCCCTAAAGCTGGGAAAGGTAAGAACGAAATCAGAGATATCTTCCAATTAATAAAAGCAATTACTGTTCTTTAATATATCCTCTCATCGTATCCATGTTCCACTCTGCACCTGCTTGTAGAGTCATGTTTTCCACACTACTCTTTGTTAAAGCCAAAACATTTTGACTCCATAACACAGCATTTCCATgctcttttgtttctttgtttttttttgttgctataTCAGGGTCATCTCCATCTCAGAAAAAGacttcattccacaagattagtaggaagcaaaaacaaaaaaaggagaaaccAGGTGCAGTGGACAAAGGTGAACTAGAACGTTGCTGTTTGTGAATTATAAAGCAGGATATTTAACCGATTCCTCCAGCTGTTAACCCATTGACACGTTTTCTATACAACAGTTTGAATGTCTAGTTTTTAAATCTCCATTGGTGAACTTGAATTACAGAATTGACCTTCATAATTTGCAGTAAACAAGTCTGTGGTTTATGTACTACATTCACGTTTCAACTTGcactatttatattataaagaaatgtatatatTCCTATGAAGTATGTATTAATAATTAGCTGTTGCGGCCTGTGTGCAAACAACACACTTTCATCTGGTTAAGTCAAAGTGATACTAAACAAATGAATGAAGAACTGTTTTCTCCGTAACTTCCCTTTTTTTGATAAGAGGACTGAAACACATTTGATTTGCATCACTACCTACATGTACGTGCTATTCTGAACCTTTTCTCCTCAGCAGTGGTACAGAGTGATTCCACCATGCTGGAGTCAGCTTCAAAAGCCAAATCATGTGCCCCCCCCGTTGCCATAATGTGCCCAGATGTCCAGGGCACCGCTAGTATGGAGATGTTAGTTGGTAGCCAGAAGAGGAAGGCTAGGAAGACCAAGATCACACACTTGGTGCGCACAGCCGACGGCAGCGTGTCTCCGGCCGAGGGTGAGTTACGAAGGATTGATCGATTATTTTAGCCATAATTTACCGCCGTATGTTTAAATTGTACACGCTAGATAATGTTAGATAAATtctctttttatcattattattattattattattattatttctcaaGCAGTTCACTCTTCCTTTATGAGCTGTATTTTAAGAACATTTatgtattaaagctgcagcCGTGGTCGCCGGGTGGTAATTCTAATTtagtgaaaaaaacattttatagatcTGAAAAAGAAACTCAAAATGAAATGCTCTGCTTTCTTTTTCAGAGGACAAAACTAGGGACCCGAACCAGGAAGAGGATAAGAAGCCATTACCCCAACAGAATTTATGCAATGAAAAAGGGTGCTACAGTAATCcagaggagacggagaggagCACCTCACCTCAAGAGCTACCTGCTTTCTTCAGCTTGGCGGCTCTCGCTGAGGTGGCAGCCATGGAAAACGTTCACAGGTAGAAAACCCAGCTTCTATACAACACTGTTGAATagatttcaatcaggagagaccccGTATCAAATgaacaataatttattacattaaaaacaaagatCTACCTAGACGCCACTGTTTATGCGCATGGTCTACAGTCTGTGGCGCAAGTGCAATTAGTGCTTTTCCAACTCCACTTTTGGGAGTTAAACGGCGCATAATCTGGGCGTAAAGTAAGGCGcaaggggcaaaggggttgtattaaatgtcttaattaatcataggtgtgttttggggCGTAACAGGAATTTATCCAATTAGTGTCGTCTCCCGTTTCCTTTAAAAGCCAGGTGCGCCTGCACATTGGCgcattgctatttaaaaggCGGATTTGGCAAATTGGAGAAGGGAACGGTTTTATCTTGAGGAAACGGATCTGTCTATCTTACACCCAGACCGACGCTCGTGCACTTTCAATTTGCAAACGAGCGTCGGCCTGGGTGTAAGATAGGGTCCGTACACCAGTCGTGCAGATACAGAATCATAATGCCTCAATCTGAATTAATATTGGTGTGACAATATCTACAATTCTGTGGTTGTTTGGAAAACTCCAGCAGCTACCTCAAGGTCTTTATGCAGGTCTCTGTCCAGAGGAACAAACTGTAACACAATGGCTtctcttattctctctctctgacattgAACAATGTTTTTTGGCATCTCACTTCCTGTCACACCATTCCCTCTTTATCTCTGTCACAGTATAGCTCTTTGATGACACAGTGTGGACCGCTGTAGTACTCAAGTGCCCTAATATGACTACTTACACTGCTAAATACAGCATGTCACGTGTCGTCACATCTGCTCATGTCCAACAGTGGGACTCCCAAGTTCTTCTTACTCTTTGGTAACATTTTTTTGGGAATGAAACCTGCCCACAGATCTAGCAGAGCAGGTAGCCTTTTATGGCAATTTGTGAGATTTGATCATTAACATAATCAAGCACCCCCCCCAAACAGGTTAAAACAAGCAATTCACAACAAGTTAGTGCAGGTAAGCGGGTTCGCTGAATCTGACTTGGAACACTCAGACAAATCTCACGGAGAAAAGTAAGTGAGGATAAGAATACTTATTGCATGAGGTCCACTGTGTCAGTCCTCATCGTGTAATTCTACAAAGCAGCACCTTTCTCAACTGAAGTTATCACTGGACCTCAACTCTGACGAAAGAGCCTCATGCAGATTCCCTatatgctttcatttaaaaaccaCAGGCTATCTGAAAACGTGTGAACAAACGCTGAAGTCTTTAATGTCCTGTTTTCAGAGGCCAGAGAGGCTTGGCTGAGAATCAGAAGAAAGAGCTCGGCCAGACTCCGGTCCTCATCTCCTGCGCTGATCAGTGAAACTCTGATGCCGGTATGAGAAGCCACAACATGGACATTAGCAGCGGAGCTTTACTTTCCTACACTGAAGGGAGACTCGATCAGGAAGCTTTGGACAGACTCCACCTCAACCCCTGTGGTGAATTTACTTTAGCTCGGGTTCACGGTGGGGGGTTAAGagaccctctcctcctcctcctcctcctcttccctgttCCTCGCTATCTCAGTGTTTCCCCCCCGAAAGCCTTCCTTTGGTTTGAGAGAGGATGCCTTTCCTCTTACCCCCCCTTTAGATGCTCTGTTTGGGCCTGTGGAAGAACCAAGCTGTCTCCCAGTGCATGGCTTCCCTTATACAGATGGTTGTCATGGGTTTATCGTACACCGTTTTGTCAAATAGAGGCCACTTTTAAAGGTCAAGTCttgcgatttaaaaaaaaatagcattttagGTAGGGCAAACAAAACCCAACACTGCATTCATTTTATAGACGAACACAGCTTTCTGTCACCTTTTTACCTCACACACACGCCTACTGAAGAGTTCCCTCCACCTCTGGTAGAATACCTCTGTATTTGAATAGTTTATATCCCTACCATTCCTTCCAGCTTCAACCCAAAATGACTTTAACCAGGGTAATATGATCATGATGGACAGACTTCCATTACCAACTACTTGCTTTAGTGTTTCCCTGTCGGTACACTAATCTGGTGTACTCACAACTATGAAGAAATCATGGTTGAGTATTTGATATGTAAGTTATGATGCTACTGTAAAACAGTATGTGGTAGCTACAAATAATCGTGTTAGACTGAATGTGTAAGAGCAGACCTGTGCATACTTTGCATCTGAACTAGAGTTGACTATATAGCTGAGGGTGTTTGTTGTCCTGCTTATCCTTTAGTAGTAGGTTCACAGTGTCCTGTCGGGCTTATCAGACAGCTTAGGTCAGCTTAAAAAACTCCTTCTTCTTGTGATGGGGAGGTTGCGTGAAAGTGATTCAAATATAGCCTTAACCCTCCCACCCGGACCTAGAACCAGCTTCTTGCTCAACGCCATCACAGTCCTAAAGtcagtgtaaacctttttttgaATAGTGAAATGCAGTTTTGTCAATACTTGATCTTATTGCAGTTTTGCGTAGCAGTTAGAAAGGGTTAATTCCTTGTGTGCAACTTATTTCATTGAAtaggtgtttgtttttttgttgttttttttaattacataaaCACTGCACTAATTTGTAGCTGAAGTTTGAGTTGCTGTTGGAAGGGTAATAAGATGCCTTGTCTCCACCAGTCAGTGTTCTTACACCATAGCCTCTCAGTAGTGTCTTCAATGTCCTCAGGACCCGGCCACAAGCTCCAACATAAAGAGATTAGAAGTTTGTTAATCGAAGTAGAATATTTGTTTCATGAAATTGTTTTATACATGTCTCATAAAATGAGCAATttgagaaaaaacaacacaatacagaaatgaaatattgatgtgtttttaaatccGACCATGCAATGCTATGGTTCCTCACACAGCTAATGGAGACAAGGCATTTAATAACAGATTCCCTGTTTTTGTCCTCTCGGCCTTTGAGATTTGATTGCCAAGTAATGGTCTACTCAGAGGTCACATGTAATCAATGTTTTGATTTTTAGAAGTATTTATATTTAGATGCAACgttgtgtttctttatttttggctttgtttttgttaatgttTTGGTCCGAATCATTCCATTTCCACGCCTCTACCTTTTTGTTTACAGCGAATCGGCTGTAGTAGTGAGGGAAAATAAGATAAGGAAGCAGTTAAGGTGCGGGTTTGTTGTCTTCCCAAGAACCTGGAAGAGCTGAGAGCTACACAGACTCCCCCAGCAATACCCCATCGCCTCCTTACCAAGCAGCCTTTTTGCTCCTCTGTGTAGACCAATActtacttcatcacattttagaTTCACATTTCTAACTTTTATAGCTctctttgttttctatttaatcGTTTTTCTGTTAAAGAGTGTGCGTTTATGATGCTCTTTTAACTAGGTCctctttatgctttttttcctgAGGTCATGTTTACTGGATTAAGaatgttgtcaaaaaaagaTCAAGCTCATAAGCGATGAATGCATCTACAGTATGCTTACCTGCTAAGCAAACAGGCACTGAGATAAAATGCACAGTCTCTTGACAATGAGCTTGTCTTTTTCACCTCTGGAGGTGTTTGACTGCGACTGCATCACCGTTTTCTTGGATGTGTTCTTTTGGACACTTAAAGACAGGAATGACAGAAATAAGAAATGAATGGGTCTTTGAGAACTCATGCGTCTTGAAATAGAGCATTTTTCCTATATCAAGGCATTGTTACGTGGTAATAATGTGTTGCTTAAGTAGGCCCTTTGTGTGCAAATAGTACAGTACAATGCAACAAATCTATAATTCCTCTCCTAAATTTCTCCTTACTATCTCACAAACTCTCTGCAAATGTTTTCCCAGCTAAGCTTAAGGGAACCACACCATGCTTTACGATAatcctaaaaataataaatggtaTATCTATTTTTTCAAATATGAGAAAAAGTTACGTTAAGGATGATGTCATCCAAGCAGTAAACTGTATAGTTCTTCCACTGGTGGACATCAGTGTAATTCTTTGCAAAGACAAAGAAATTGTCTTCCCCCAAAATAGAGATATATTTGCATACAGCAAGTGAGTTTATTGACATTTGCCAAAGAAAAGGGAAAGGTATATTCAAATGGAAAtcctggttttgttttttttgttttgttttgttaagaaaaacagaaagctgGCATAACGGTTGCACTGCATTTCCTAGGTGTGTAAATCTTCAGGTAACAATATCAGCACAATTCTTCCTGTGTATCTAATGGGATTTCCTTGGTGTTTGAGCCCAGAGTTGGAATGAAGTGCAACAAAAGGGCACCACACTCGATGCCtcttttaatatacagtatttgcacCTTATGACCCAAACCAAAATGATCATGGTCTTTgaagaaaatatataatttttaccCACTCTATGGAAATTATGCATTTTAACTATTATATATGCGAGAATCCAGTCAATAACAAATCCACACATCTACCAAACAGCCATAATATACCGTCATTTCCCCATCCCCTCACTTTTTCTATCTAGAAAATGCTTCTATAAAGTTTAAATTCCTATATTAGTTACCTAAATGACTATAATACCCTTTTGTGCTAGTACTGTCTTCTTGAATGTAATCATTTTGTACCTGTATTTTTCTAATTCAGTCTtgattgtactgtatgtatgctaTGATGGTATACTGTTCCTTAGGTGCATAGTTCGTTACAAACCGACAGTTCTCATGACAGGATAGCTGCTGTGCTGCGAACTCAATGGAAACGTGTGGAGGTTTTAAGTCCAAAGGACTTACCGTACCGTGTGAGCATCCATGAGACTGATAACAGAGATTCTTGCATTTTGAGTGGTGGGAGAATAGTTTTCCCTGGTTtgctacttctttttttttttttttttttcctttgcagTAAAAGTGAAAGTCTGATCAGGACAGTTTATAAAACGAGGACGCTCCTGCAATCAGATAGAACAATTGAATGCTTGAGTTTCAACTTATTTATTACTGTTCCTTTTTATAGGTTTTagttgaataaaaaaacaaaaacaataaaatatacaacTGAATATGCATCCATTTATACATGAACGTGTATAAGATAATCTACCCTTTACTGGAATGTAGATCATGGCttccttttgtttgtttgttttgtaaagaAGAGGCTACGCCAGATCTTTTAAGTCTCTTTTCCTCTGGTAGTTTGTACAACATGTGCTTAATCTAATTCATGCTACTGGTAATCATCATGGCAGATGTGGTTTTTTTGATTGTTACAGCCCAGTGGTTAAATGCAGCCTTGCCTTACTGGAACCCCTGCTTAGTGAGGGATCCCTCATACCTCCCCACCCGACCCCACCCACAACTCCTATGTCATAACACTGTTTGCTGATGCAACTATTATTCCTTTTACACTTTCTGCTGACGCAACTATTACTTC
This window harbors:
- the bbx gene encoding HMG box transcription factor BBX isoform X5 is translated as MKGGGRGKEPPVAGEVTGKRPKRKCLQWHPLLSKKALDFSEEEEEEDEEELEKQPVLCEQDQVSQVQCGSTTEEVEEDSNEQRARRPMNAFLLFCKRHRSLVRQEHPRLDNRGATKILADWWAVLEPKEKQKYTDMAKEYKDAFMKANPGYKWCPTTSKPVKSPSCQTVSNPRKKVWSFSSNLPKDSTTAKKVPKTDSMPQLNFAMADPTKMGGLSMLLLAGEHALTNREIPSSTKPSLPDAASEGNSFPGDEEEMLSGTIPNRVPDVTESRVKCSPSPLAEMCLASEAGKMDTVVSEQPEDSSSTASLQQAAVDPEIKEEKADADDCPPSSHTTALLPLLSSSVSSTSTDAIPPQLSSQNARVKPKSKKKEVAKLNDNEEISCPAKKIVKKCNHADSNVDSVFSTIEAVAKGAWKDTEEKPKRKIQSSTSGGNLGVPKKKSKPKVKTLVKEKDEMEDDSGQCEQNSSSEVEMKEEMTDVSPRAEAEEANLESTDLQGGVAEAHHSPGSPSPAKLREEDKGKERSSDGTCDSNAECLGSRKSERSCKGALYKTLVSEGMLTSLRANIDRGKRGFRTSDHDANWSDDSWTATQIGPNNPKKLKKSKSKDECSQGLGKLEEEFERKFNSLPQYSPMTFDKKGTAVAKKKKPDSPVVQEEVPKAGKGSSPSQKKTSFHKISRKQKQKKEKPGAVDKAVVQSDSTMLESASKAKSCAPPVAIMCPDVQGTASMEMLVGSQKRKARKTKITHLVRTADGSVSPAEEDKTRDPNQEEDKKPLPQQNLCNEKGCYSNPEETERSTSPQELPAFFSLAALAEVAAMENVHRGQRGLAENQKKELGQTPVLISCADQ
- the bbx gene encoding HMG box transcription factor BBX isoform X3, with amino-acid sequence MKGGGRGKEPPVAGEVTGKRPKRKCLQWHPLLSKKALDFSEEEEEEDEEELEKPVLCEQDQVSQVQCGSTTEEVEEDSNEQRARRPMNAFLLFCKRHRSLVRQEHPRLDNRGATKILADWWAVLEPKEKQKYTDMAKEYKDAFMKANPGYKWCPTTSKPVKSPSCQTVSNPRKKVWSFSSNLPKDSTTAKKVPKTDSMPQLNFAMADPTKMGGLSMLLLAGEHALTNREIPSSTKPSLPDAASEGNSFPGDEEEMLSGTIPNRVPDVTESRVKCSPSPLAESSFSAAPEGKPCRQSALFQLAEMCLASEAGKMDTVVSEQPEDSSSTASLQQAAVDPEIKEEKADADDCPPSSHTTALLPLLSSSVSSTSTDAIPPQLSSQNARVKPKSKKKEVAKLNDNEEISCPAKKIVKKCNHADSNVDSVFSTIEAVAKGAWKDTEEKPKRKIQSSTSGGNLGVPKKKSKPKVKTLVKEKDEMEDDSGQCEQNSSSEVEMKEEMTDVSPRAEAEEANLESTDLQGGVAEAHHSPGSPSPAKLREEDKGKERSSDGTCDSNAECLGSRKSERSCKGALYKTLVSEGMLTSLRANIDRGKRGFRTSDHDANWSDDSWTATQIGPNNPKKLKKSKSKDECSQGLGKLEEEFERKFNSLPQYSPMTFDKKGTAVAKKKKPDSPVVQEEVPKAGKGSSPSQKKTSFHKISRKQKQKKEKPGAVDKAVVQSDSTMLESASKAKSCAPPVAIMCPDVQGTASMEMLVGSQKRKARKTKITHLVRTADGSVSPAEEDKTRDPNQEEDKKPLPQQNLCNEKGCYSNPEETERSTSPQELPAFFSLAALAEVAAMENVHRGQRGLAENQKKELGQTPVLISCADQ